In the Engystomops pustulosus chromosome 2, aEngPut4.maternal, whole genome shotgun sequence genome, one interval contains:
- the RSRP1 gene encoding arginine/serine-rich protein 1 translates to MTRTVELESSESGDHSQGNKVSPNLPTENSIDDRSVLNEQNSSRNEASKKTNEMTNIMDDLSLNSPKERPSRSRSKTRSIKRRSSSSSSSSSSGSSSSRSRSWSRSSSRDSLYRRKRTRRSSRSYSSSYSRSRSRSYSPRERRRYSSAYRRYYRSPPRYRSRSRSRSYHRRRYSRSRSHSRGRRYYGFVRRPYSPTFRSYRSRSRTRSRSRTPLRLSEEEKLKLLEIAKMNASKALGKEVEIPESLKKITEKPNAAWENSKGGRGKSRRSSSTSPDSKTGLEDYGESVKEQASELKAKSPYMLWRPVTSEAKSFSKSLSQKYAHTSRAR, encoded by the exons ATGACTCGTACAGTAGAGTTGGAGAGCTCAGAGTCTGGAGATCACTCGCAGGGAAACAA GGTTTCTCCAAATCTCCCTACTGAGAACTCTATTGACGACAGGAGTG TACTTAATGAGCAGAACTCAAGTAGGAATGAGGCAAGCAAGAAGACAAATGAGATGACCAACATTATGGATGACTTGAGCTTAAATTCCCCAAAGGAAAGGCCATCTCGCTCCAGGTCTAAAACTCGCTCAATTAAGCGCAGATCTTCAAGCTCTTCTAGCAGTTCAAGCTCTGGTTCCAGCTCATCACGATCAAGAAGCTGGAGTAGATCGAGCTCACGGGATAGTCTGTATCGCAGGAAGCGAACTAGAAGAAGCTCCAGGTCATATTCCAGTAGCTATTCAAGAAGCCGCTCAAGATCTTACAGTCCTCGGGAGAGGAGAAGATACTCTTCTGCATATAGGAGATACTATAGATCTCCACCTAGATATAGGTCACGTAGCCGGTCTCGTTCGTATCATAGAAGACGTTACTCTAGGAGCAGATCACACTCTCGTGGTAGAAGATATTATGGATTTGTTCGACGTCCATACTCTCCTACTTTCAGATCATACAGAAGTCGATCCAGAACCCGTTCCCGTAGCAGAACCCCACTGCGTTTAAGTGAGGAGG AAAAACTGAAGTTGCTAGAAATTGCCAAAATGAATGCATCAAAAGCCTTGGGGAAGGAGGTCGAAATCCCAGAAAGTCTGAAAAAGATTACAgag AAACCAAATGCAGCATGGGAAAACTCGAAAGGCGGAAGAGGAAAATCTCGCAGGAGCAGTTCTACTTCACCT GATTCTAAGACTGGATTGGAAGACTATGGAGAGTCTGTGAAAGAACAAGCATCGGAGCTCAAAGCTAAAAGCCCTTATATGCTCTGGCGTCC
- the LOC140118576 gene encoding glutathione S-transferase 3, mitochondrial-like isoform X2: MHMRSTRGVVPLHKCCACKCSISTACDRNPTIEPGIYKINMTTSIQDILPQNFGYVILTFIYSYVMLMYLGINVGRGRKKYGVKYPQMYSDKENVFNCIQRAHQNTLEVYPSWLILQLIAGFAFPLSASVLGVIWVTSRFSYAHGYYTGDPEKRMRGAYGYIGLFGVLILSVTAALQLLRVV, from the exons ATGCATATGCGTTCGACCCGAGGCGTGGTCCCATTGCACAAGTGCTGTGCTTGTAAATGCAGCATTAGCACAGCGTGTGACCGCAACCCAACAATA GAGCCTGGGATCTACAAGATCAACATGACCACCAGCATACAGGATATTCTACCGCAAAATTTTGGCTATGTGATCCTCACCTTTATCTACAGCTATGTAATGCTGATGTACCTTGGGATAAATGTGGGAAGAGGAAGGAAGAAGTATGGTGTCAAG TATCCACAGATGTATTCTGACAAGGAGAATGTTTTTAACTGCATCCAGAGAGCACATCAGAACACACTGGAAGTGTATCCATCTTGGCTAATCCTCCAACTCATTGCAGGTTTTGCATTTCCC CTTTCTGCTTCTGTTCTTGGAGTAATCTGGGTGACCAGTCGTTTTTCCTATGCTCATGGATACTACACTGGAG ATCCTGAGAAGAGAATGAGAGGAGCTTATGGCTACATTGGACTGTTTGGTGTTCTAATCCTTTCAGTGACTGCTGCCCTCCAACTTCTTCGTGTGGTTTAA
- the LOC140118576 gene encoding glutathione S-transferase 3, mitochondrial-like isoform X3, translating to MNNEPGIYKINMTTSIQDILPQNFGYVILTFIYSYVMLMYLGINVGRGRKKYGVKYPQMYSDKENVFNCIQRAHQNTLEVYPSWLILQLIAGFAFPLSASVLGVIWVTSRFSYAHGYYTGDPEKRMRGAYGYIGLFGVLILSVTAALQLLRVV from the exons ATGAACAAT GAGCCTGGGATCTACAAGATCAACATGACCACCAGCATACAGGATATTCTACCGCAAAATTTTGGCTATGTGATCCTCACCTTTATCTACAGCTATGTAATGCTGATGTACCTTGGGATAAATGTGGGAAGAGGAAGGAAGAAGTATGGTGTCAAG TATCCACAGATGTATTCTGACAAGGAGAATGTTTTTAACTGCATCCAGAGAGCACATCAGAACACACTGGAAGTGTATCCATCTTGGCTAATCCTCCAACTCATTGCAGGTTTTGCATTTCCC CTTTCTGCTTCTGTTCTTGGAGTAATCTGGGTGACCAGTCGTTTTTCCTATGCTCATGGATACTACACTGGAG ATCCTGAGAAGAGAATGAGAGGAGCTTATGGCTACATTGGACTGTTTGGTGTTCTAATCCTTTCAGTGACTGCTGCCCTCCAACTTCTTCGTGTGGTTTAA
- the LOC140118576 gene encoding glutathione S-transferase 3, mitochondrial-like isoform X1, with protein MRFLTDCLKTGQERIQTPRVPSPSSEEAAETIRLLEPGIYKINMTTSIQDILPQNFGYVILTFIYSYVMLMYLGINVGRGRKKYGVKYPQMYSDKENVFNCIQRAHQNTLEVYPSWLILQLIAGFAFPLSASVLGVIWVTSRFSYAHGYYTGDPEKRMRGAYGYIGLFGVLILSVTAALQLLRVV; from the exons atgcgttttttaacggactgcttaaaaacgggccaagaaCGCatacaaacgccacgtgtgccatcaccctcatcAGAGGAGGCTGCAGAGACGATACGTCTTCTG GAGCCTGGGATCTACAAGATCAACATGACCACCAGCATACAGGATATTCTACCGCAAAATTTTGGCTATGTGATCCTCACCTTTATCTACAGCTATGTAATGCTGATGTACCTTGGGATAAATGTGGGAAGAGGAAGGAAGAAGTATGGTGTCAAG TATCCACAGATGTATTCTGACAAGGAGAATGTTTTTAACTGCATCCAGAGAGCACATCAGAACACACTGGAAGTGTATCCATCTTGGCTAATCCTCCAACTCATTGCAGGTTTTGCATTTCCC CTTTCTGCTTCTGTTCTTGGAGTAATCTGGGTGACCAGTCGTTTTTCCTATGCTCATGGATACTACACTGGAG ATCCTGAGAAGAGAATGAGAGGAGCTTATGGCTACATTGGACTGTTTGGTGTTCTAATCCTTTCAGTGACTGCTGCCCTCCAACTTCTTCGTGTGGTTTAA
- the LOC140118576 gene encoding glutathione S-transferase 3, mitochondrial-like isoform X4 — protein sequence MTTSIQDILPQNFGYVILTFIYSYVMLMYLGINVGRGRKKYGVKYPQMYSDKENVFNCIQRAHQNTLEVYPSWLILQLIAGFAFPLSASVLGVIWVTSRFSYAHGYYTGDPEKRMRGAYGYIGLFGVLILSVTAALQLLRVV from the exons ATGACCACCAGCATACAGGATATTCTACCGCAAAATTTTGGCTATGTGATCCTCACCTTTATCTACAGCTATGTAATGCTGATGTACCTTGGGATAAATGTGGGAAGAGGAAGGAAGAAGTATGGTGTCAAG TATCCACAGATGTATTCTGACAAGGAGAATGTTTTTAACTGCATCCAGAGAGCACATCAGAACACACTGGAAGTGTATCCATCTTGGCTAATCCTCCAACTCATTGCAGGTTTTGCATTTCCC CTTTCTGCTTCTGTTCTTGGAGTAATCTGGGTGACCAGTCGTTTTTCCTATGCTCATGGATACTACACTGGAG ATCCTGAGAAGAGAATGAGAGGAGCTTATGGCTACATTGGACTGTTTGGTGTTCTAATCCTTTCAGTGACTGCTGCCCTCCAACTTCTTCGTGTGGTTTAA